From the Mytilus trossulus isolate FHL-02 unplaced genomic scaffold, PNRI_Mtr1.1.1.hap1 h1tg000085l___fragment_1__unscaffolded, whole genome shotgun sequence genome, one window contains:
- the LOC134699878 gene encoding cardioacceleratory peptide receptor-like, with the protein MKNFALGLLYVLPDTLFNRFNVHWNQYLCYISYVYFSQVPFYVSTYAIVVISIDRAYVIIKPLAAASKGKQYRYGLALSAWVIGCILAIPYGIQGRFIKKTGECRHELPSLGFVYFDLCTIIIIPVIVISICYILIIVKIRRRETFGIIKVKHNRTGVDVNRSIQITAISKAKIKTIKLLLVVVFVYIICWAPITINSFLLNLKYIESGTWSIVLYVLAPINSLANPLVFLIFNQKMFRRKSR; encoded by the exons ATGAAGA attttGCTTTAGGCCTTTTATATGTGTTACCAGATACTTTGTTTAATCGGTTTAATGTTCATTGGAATCaatatttgtgttatatttCCTACGTGTATTTTTCACAAGTTCCTTTTTATGTGTCAACTTATGCCATTGTGGTTATATCAATTGACCGTGCTTATGTTATTATTAAACCATTGGCAGCTGCATCTAAAGGAAAACAGTACCGTTATGGACTTGCACTGTCGGCATGGGTTATTGGTTGCATCCTAGCGATACCTTATGGGATCCAAGgtagatttattaaaaaaacaggaGAGTGCAGACATGAGTTGCCAAGTTTA ggATTTGTATATTTCGATTTATGCACCATTATCATTATACCAGTCATTGTAATAAGTATTTGTTACATACTTATTATCGTCAAAATACGGAGGAGAGAGACATTTGGAATTATCAAAGTAAAACACAACCGAACag GAGTAGATGTCAACAGAAGTATTCAGATAACAGCTATTTCAAAGGCAAAGATCAAAACCATAAAATTACTGCTGGTAGTTGTTTTTG tatatataatttgttgGGCACCAATAACGATTAATTCGTTTTTGCTTAATCTTAAATATATTGAAAGCGGAACGTGGAGTATAGTACTTTATGTCCTTGCTCCAATCAACAGCCTTGCTAATCCATtggtatttttgatttttaatcaaaaGATGTTCCGAAGGAAGAGCAGATGA